CAGGTGACCACCGCGTACAGCGGAAAAGCGTACGCGGTCACGGACTGGACAGTACCGGTGACTGGCCGTGACCATGGGGCGCAGGAGGTGACCATGACGGTCGAAGGTGAGCCCGAGTCGTCGGACAGCATGCGGACGTTCGGGGCGGTGGTCCAGGCGTTGCGCATCTTTCACGGGCTGAGCAGGGAGGAGTTCGCCGGCCTCATCGGCTTCTCCAAACACACGGTGGCGTCAGTGGAGTTGGGGCGGCGACTGGCGGATGTGGACTTCGTCGAAGCGGCGGAGGCGGTGCTCGGCAACACAGGGGCCTTGAGGAAGGCGGCAGAGTGCCTTGAGCGCCAGCCGGGGTTGGCTTCTTGGTTCCGGCGGTGGGCCGGACTGGAGAAGACGGCGATCACGCTCTATACGTACGAGTGCAGGATGATCCCTGGGCTGCTTCAGACAGAGGCGTACCTGCGGGCACTGTCCGCCGATCAGCTTCCGCCACTGGACGACGAGCAGATCGAGGAACTGTGGGCCGCTCGGGCCGATCGGCAGCGACTGCTGCATGAGCGACCCAACACCGCGTTCAGCTTCATCCTCGAAGAGCACCTGTTCCTGCGGCGCACCGGCGGGGCGGAGGTCACACTCGGGGTCATCGACCACCTGCTGGACATCAGCAAGTTGCGGAACGTGGAGATCCAGATCATGCCGACGATCCAGGAGTCACATGCGGGACTTGCAGGCCCGCTACAGCTGCTGGAGACGCCAAAGAATAAGTGGTTCGGCTACGCCGAAGGGCAGGAGAGCGGCCAGTTGATCTCCGACCCCAAAGTGGTCAGCGTGCTCCAGGCACGGTATGCCAGGATGCGTTCACAG
The Streptomyces sp. NBC_01485 genome window above contains:
- a CDS encoding helix-turn-helix domain-containing protein, which encodes MTVEGEPESSDSMRTFGAVVQALRIFHGLSREEFAGLIGFSKHTVASVELGRRLADVDFVEAAEAVLGNTGALRKAAECLERQPGLASWFRRWAGLEKTAITLYTYECRMIPGLLQTEAYLRALSADQLPPLDDEQIEELWAARADRQRLLHERPNTAFSFILEEHLFLRRTGGAEVTLGVIDHLLDISKLRNVEIQIMPTIQESHAGLAGPLQLLETPKNKWFGYAEGQESGQLISDPKVVSVLQARYARMRSQALTLGDSVSLLQRMRGNL